One window of the Pararge aegeria chromosome 22, ilParAegt1.1, whole genome shotgun sequence genome contains the following:
- the LOC120633635 gene encoding uncharacterized protein LOC120633635, producing MNSNYRLSSSDYSDSDTENEFDICCAGGSCSRGSGACSRESGPCALLTGSSGLPFDPTSIENVILSISDQFNFRVLLNDSRAQKAVLITAGLTLAGSLIGKHYGGKAGAAVGGAIGGVCGLGVVVVSMRDIWQDVKGKLWELFDIVYDYLAGLGIEDYEMAAKFLVQNSGQSSQLAMVILQYTSSALGKKILSTLTAL from the exons atgaattCGAATTATAGACTTTCTAGTTCAGATTACTCTGATTCGGACACTGAAAACGAATTCGATATTTGTTGTGCGGGAGGATCGTGCTCACGAGGTTCTGGCGCATGCTCAAGAGAATCAGGCCCATGTGCACTGTTGACAGGCTCTAGTGGCCTGCCGTTCGATCCTACATCAATCGAAAACGTTATTTTGTCCATCAGCGACCAATTCAATTTTCGGGTTCTTCTAAACGATAGCAGAGCACAGAAGGCGGTTCTCATAACTGCTGGGCTAACGTTGGCTGGCAGTCTAATTGGCAAGCATTATGGAGGAAAAGCTGGTGCGGCTGTGGGTGGTGCGATCGGCGGAGTTTGCGGGCTCGGAGTTGTTG TTGTATCAATGCGCGATATTTGGCAAGATGTAAAAGGAAAGCTATGGGAATTGTTTGATATAGTATACGATTACCTAGCTGGACTGGGTATCGAGGATTATGAAATGGCTGCCAAGTTCCTAGTCCAAAACAGTGGCCAGAGCTCGCAACTAGCCATGGTTATTTTGCAGTACACTTCAAGTGCccttggaaaaaaaatattatccacGTTAACTGCTTTATGA